The genomic region ATAGGTTCTCCAAATGGTGCGTAGATAACAATCTTAATACCTCAAAAATTTCGGAGGTCAACGTGGTGGAATTCCTACAGAGAGGCGTATCCACCCTACGAACCCATGTTACTGCCATATCACACTTCTCAGGGGCATCCTGGGCTCATAAGCCTCTAATCAAAAGATTCTTTTTAGGACTAAGGAAAATCTCTCCAGTAAACAGGGTGCAAGTACCCCCATGGGATCTATGCTTAGTCTTAGAAGCACTTGCTAGTGCACCCTTCGAGCCCATCGAAACAATACCAATTAAGACACTAAATCTCAAAATGTGCTTTCCTTTGGCCATCACCACAGCTAGAAGAGTGGGAGAACTTCAGGCTCTCTCAGTAAGGGAAGGAAAACTTACCTTTCTACAAGACAGAGTGGTCCTCAAAACAGCGGATAACTTCATCCCAAAAGTGGTATCCGATTTCCATACTAATCAGGATATAGTATTACCATCATTCTATAAGAATCGAAAGTCCAGCACAGAACAGAAGTGGCATAACCTCGATGTGGTCAGATGCTTAAGTACTTACCTGGAAAGAGTAAAAACATTCAGAACAACAGAATCTTTATTGGTGATCCCAGAAGGAAAGAAAGCAGGAACCAAACCATCCAAATCAACCATTGCCAATTGGATTAAAATATGTATCAGAAAGGCGTACAACTTGAAATCGAGCGCAGTACCTTCCAAAATTAGGGCACACTCCACCAGAGGTATAGCGGCGTCCTGGGCATTCCAATCCAGGGCATCAACGGAAGAAATCTGCAAAGCAGCAGTGTGGTCTTCTCTCCATACATTCATCAACCACTACAAATTTGATGTTTTTGCCAACAAAAGTACAGCTTTTGGCACTGCAGTCCTAAATTCAGTTACAAGTTAATAAAATCCCTCCCTCGCAACAATGTGTAAAATGCTTTTGTACATCCCGttcttgcccactgccatgtggaaggaacaggaaaagtgaaaatcatatcatacttactgagattttcatttcctggactggaacatggcagtgggcaaggcTTCCCACCCTCGCTGGGGGAGACTCCAGGAAGTAGACAGATGGCGCCCGGGGGCGGAAGCAGCTTTTTATAATATCCTGTACCTCTGCACGGCAGGAGGGATTAACCCGttcttgcccactgccatgttccagtccaggaaatgaaaatctcggtaagtatgatatgattttcacttTTCTCTCCTTgttgccttcctagttagttttactggttactagatgaggtaaaggagctgtgagttccctctgctatccacctcacacacactgcgctcctttcctgcctgcaatacttctttttacattaactacttactgcctcctttctcctgagctattttaacccttcctagacttcctcctaagttttcctggttttgaagtatgtcctccttattttatccttttttctattccctgtcatcagtcctgggagtgtactcctgtggttctgccattcatttttttgtaaacaaatataataaactatctatataaaatattttttccagtgcccaaaatgaattgtgtgtatatatatatatatatatatttatttatttttgaaacgtaagtgggggcagtgatcccaggactatcttatttcagtccttctgaagtggtgtcagtgggagcttatcttgattcctgcctattgttcaattgacaggctcagcagacaaggctctatttacattacagcagcttgtaggagggagggctaatgacatcactccaacttgcagtgcagcagtaaagtgtgactgaagtttatcagagcacaagtcacatgacctgagggcagctgggaaatgtcaaaatgtctagccccatagcaaattttaaaattagatataaaaaaatccatttcttgttttgaaaaacggatttcaatgcaggattctgctgtagtagcactattaactgatacattttgtaaaaaaacatgtttttccacgacagtatccctttaaggtaaatgaAGAAGTCTAGTTAATCGTTTGTTAAATGCAGTCTATTGATTCTTACTCATTTCTTTACTTCTTTTGAAGGTAGTCAGTGAATATTAGTACAAACTGGGTGCCATACAGAGTTCCAGACTCACTGTAGGTGCCGGTGCTTTGCCTAGGGCTTATTATCAGGGTGTTTCTCATGCCTGGCTGTGTCTGCTGCAGATATACAGAGGGAACAGGAGAAAGTCAAGCGCTCAATCAAAGAATCGGCCAAAAAAGGCAACAGGGAGGCCTGCGTGATATTGGCCAAAGAAGTGGTGCAGTCCAAGAAAGCTGTCAACAAACTGTATGCGTCCAAGGCTCACATGAACTCTGTGCTCATGAGCATGAAGAACCAACTGGGTAAGGCAACACTCGCCCAGGTTATTAGACAACTGGAATTGGAATGTTGGTTGGAGTTCTAGTTCTGCTCAATGTTAACTGCTCTGACATTGCCATTTGCTCAATGTTCTAAGGCAGTGATTCCCACCAGTGGCTCACAAACAACTCATTGCTCCCCATGCCTTTTAATGTTGCTCCCcatgccctttaatgttgctccccatgccctttaatgttgctccccatgccctttaatgttgctccccaagaCCTTTAATTTTGCTCCCCAAGGCTTTTAATTTTGCTCCTCAAGACctttaatgttgctccccaagaCCTTTAATGTTGCTCCTCAAGACcgttaatgttgctccccaagaccgttaatgttgctccccaagaCCTTTAATGTTGCTCCTCAAGACCTTTAATGTTGCTCCTCAAGACctttaatgttgctccccaagaccgttaatgttgctccccaagaCCGTTAATGTTGCTCCTCAAGACcgttaatgttgctccccaaggcCTTTAATGTTGCTCCCAAAGGCCTCTGATGTTGCTCCCCAAGGCctctaatgttgctccccaaggcctctaatgttgctccccaaggcctctaatgttgctccccaaggcctctaatgttgctccccaaggcctctaatgttgctccccaaggcctctaatgttgctccccaaggcctctaatgttgctccccaaggcctctaatgttgctccccaaggcctctaatgttgctccccaaggcctctaatgttgctccccaaggcctctaatgttgctccccaaggcctctaatgttgctccccaaggcctctaatgttgctccccaaggcCTCTATTGTTGCTCCCCAAAGCCTCTATTGTTGCTCCCCAAAGCCTCAAATGTTGCTCCCCAAGGCCTTtagtgttgctctcagtggcctcaaagcaggtgcttatttttggatttctgacttggaagCAGAAATAGACCTACCTGTAGCCCGTCAGTCCACATGGGGGTAACCAAATAACCAAATTCACCCCTAGGAacaattttcatttaaatgtggctcatgggtaaaaaaatgtttggtgaCTTCTGTTTTTAAGGTGTTGTTTTGTGTACAAAACAACTagactttctttaaaggggaactaaaacccCTTAGGAACAGTGATTTATTTCCCTTGGATTATATCCTAAACCATATAATGTATAAATCCCATTTAAGTTGCCATTGTAGCAGTGACATTTTCGTGACAAAGAGGTTGCTGATCCTTTCTTGTAGTATTGATCCTCATTAATGAAATGCTTTATGAAAGAAGAGGCTGTGATTTTTGCAGAGCACACGTTTATTCTTGTTCCGTGTGTGTTTTAGCTGTTCTCCGAGTCTCCGGATCGTTGCAGAAGAGCACAGAAGTGATGAAGGCCATGCAGAACCTGGTCAAATTGCCCGAGATTCAGGCAACCATGAGAGAACTGTCCAAAGAAATGATGAAGGTGAGACCGTTAGGGAAACCACAGGGCGTATGAATAAAGGAATGTTATTTGGCACCGGAGCTACAACCATAGTAGGACACGGACAACTAAGCTTTCCAGTGTCTCTACTTCTATTTCCTTTATATTGTGCCCACAGCTAGTAGGGACCATGTTTGGTGTCAAACTGTATAGTTATATAATTTGTTTGGAAAAAGGTACAACTCTATCAAGTGTAATGTTATTCCCACATACCCTCAAGTATTTAGTACACAGAGATGCATCTTTAGCTCTCATTTTAgtcatatttaaaggtgaactaaagcctaaccaaagaagtaggtagaaatgttgtacatgatgttttgtgcttctgtaccagcccaaggcaaccacagccctttagcagtaaagatcggtgtctccaaagatgccccagtagctccccatcttcttttctgctgattcactgcacatgctctgtgctgctgtcacttactgagcttagggagccactcacaatatacagtacacatagaatagaaatgtcacaatataaggctgattagtaattaatacagataattactacatggcagcacagaaaccagtgcaattagcatcagaattgaataatcagcaaacctgtagcatcagcttatattacagccagggaagctcattttctgctggataattagtgacgagccctaagcttagcttctcaacagccaatcagagcccactgagcatgtgagtgtcacagacactttccaagatggtgaccccctgtgacaagtttgaagtcctggatcattgctgctattgacaagctgaaactttagcctcgtgcaataagttcaatatataaaatacaccatttgtagccatattaattgttagggtttagttgtccttaaAGGGCCAATATGTAAAGCCAGGGACTGACCAGATTTGGTGCATTTACAGCAAGATAATGACGTAAGTGGGAAATCATTGCATTAACACACTGTGTGCTGGTTCCTCAGGCAGGTATAATAGAAGAAATGCTGGAAGACACATTTGAAGGAATGGAAGACCAGGATGAGATGGAGGAACAGGCTGAGATGGAAATCGATAGGATCCTGTTTGAAGTCACAGCAGGTAAGGGAGGCTGTTTGGTTTTACCTTCATTAAAGGGAGGATTCATCCAGTGCTAACACTGTCATAAATAAGGATCCTTCTTGCTTGTCTCAATTCTGCAGCAATGATCGGTCTCCGTTTTCTTGATATAAGATCTGCATAATAAAGCAACATGCAAACGGTTTCCACTACAGACTCCATTTACCATGGGGCATAATTAGAAAAAGGCTGAACATAGAGCTGGGCACAGTTTTCTGTTCATTATGTAGGATTGTAAAGGGTAttaattaaaggataactaaacctttaaaataagtgtaacATTGAtgaaggggctattctaagcacttttgcaatgtacattcattatttatttattttaattccaagatattaagggatacatgtactgttaatatgaatgaattttgttccaacagcgccacctgctggtcagtttcccaccagtctgaccagcaagtagtcaaggaagttgtcaggagaaagaaagaggctgatgttcttctgcttaggaacgatttgagaaaggtttcttattgttttcctaagcagaagaacttcagagcagcctctctctttctcctgacaactttcttgactacttggtggtcagactggtgggaaactgatcagcaggtggtgctgttgtaacaaaattaatttatattaacagcacatgtatcccttaatatctgggaattaaaaaataaataaataatgaatgcacattgcaaaagtgcttagcatagctccctcatcaattttacatttgtttattttaaaggtttacttatcctttaaggtcaAAAATATAGCAAACTCAATCTCAAGTACCATGTTGCACAACTCTGCAGCATTGATCTTACAGACTTCCAGTGCAGGAGAGGCCCCTTGGCTATTTCTCTACTCTGTCTCACGGTATGTGCTTGAATTATAATACCGTTATACTgctgcagtcatgtgacttcactCTCGTTTTTAGGGGCCTTGGGGAAAGCTCCCAGCAAAGTCACAGATGCCTTACCGGAGCCTGAGATCACAGGGGCCATGGCTGcatctgatgaagaggaggaggaggacctgGAGGCCATGCACTCACGACTGGCAGCCCTCAGGAGTTAAGGATGCACTGTACATATTCTCATTCTTGAAGACTTCCTgtggattccgccgaatccttgatgaaatttacatatgcaaattcagatttggtttggccaggcacaaggattcggccgaatcctgctgaaaaaggcagaatactgtctgaataccgaaccaaatcctgaatttgatgcatccctattataaacagtgactagtgatgtcatcagctataaacagtgagttctgatgtcatttttgtcacatgactcactgaaacttgtgtattataataaataaagtacctcttgttggaaaatatgaagatattcaaagtcacctcggagttccatgacctgtaaaaaaacactcgtatgtggtcatggaacttctctgtgacttataatatccttatattttacaatagggggtactttattcactatatgtctTTATACAGATGTGGCCTAACCTTTCCTCCATCCATGTCGATCTCTCTCTGCTTTGTAACAAATAACCCAGACCTGACAGATCTCTGCTGTTCCTATTGGGTATGGCACGTTTTTGCAGTGTGCTCCTCTCcttgctgcttaaaggggaactatcacaaatattttaatgtaatataagcttcatcatactaaaataagaaactttgtaaatacaattaaattaatcaattaaaaattcacttctgtttctgaaataatctgaaATTTaccatccctctctcagcatctgtttctcttcattctctcttcatgcagcagttgggtgtcagatattcattgacagttagatccaatatatcttataggggggctcctttcctaacagatgtattacagctcactcaaataactgatttcagtacaaacaaaatctgccttttgcacaaattctgcatgtagagagacatgatgtctggt from Xenopus laevis strain J_2021 chromosome 1S, Xenopus_laevis_v10.1, whole genome shotgun sequence harbors:
- the rnf103.S gene encoding ring finger protein 103 S homeolog isoform X2, whose amino-acid sequence is MWLKLFFLLLYFLILFILARFFETIVWYETGILASQLLDPVTLSFHQLKTILECRGLGYSGLPEKKDVRELMEKSGDLMEGELYSAMKEEEASETVSSTNFSGEMHFYELVEDTKDGIWLVQVNEWSLKIRKEMRVIDRQIRDIQREQEKVKRSIKESAKKGNREACVILAKEVVQSKKAVNKLYASKAHMNSVLMSMKNQLAVLRVSGSLQKSTEVMKAMQNLVKLPEIQATMRELSKEMMKAGIIEEMLEDTFEGMEDQDEMEEQAEMEIDRILFEVTAGALGKAPSKVTDALPEPEITGAMAASDEEEEEDLEAMHSRLAALRS
- the chmp3.S gene encoding charged multivesicular body protein 3 translates to MGLFGKTQERPPKDLVNEWSLKIRKEMRVIDRQIRDIQREQEKVKRSIKESAKKGNREACVILAKEVVQSKKAVNKLYASKAHMNSVLMSMKNQLAVLRVSGSLQKSTEVMKAMQNLVKLPEIQATMRELSKEMMKAGIIEEMLEDTFEGMEDQDEMEEQAEMEIDRILFEVTAGALGKAPSKVTDALPEPEITGAMAASDEEEEEDLEAMHSRLAALRS